ATTCTCGTGATCCTCTTCGTAGAAATTACTCAAAGAGCCGCGGCTTTTCCTCCGTCCTCCCATGCTCATCATCGGGTCCTGGACATGGTTTACCACGATGACTCCATGCTTTAGTAATCCTCTCTCATCTGATGGTTCATCTGTGGTCCTCTCTGTCCAGTGTGCTGTTCAGTCTTTTTCAGTCTGACTTTTTCCACTGACACCCATCTCTATTCCAAACAGCACACccaccttccctctctttcatcCTGTTGCCCTCTTGGACATGAAAGGCGCAGTCCATTGACTATTCCACCtcaataaattatgaattaatcGTTCGGGGATGTTATTCCTTTACTGAAAAGGACTGGATCCACACACAACTCATTACttatatattgtttatattcataACAACAAAAATGCAGGATCCAAGTGTTGTTTAAGCCAATCTTAGCATAAAGCTAAGCTCTCGTCAAGAAATAGTCACAGCACGTAACTCCCCATGAAACCACAACGTGATTGTTTTTACAATTCTGTTTGTGCACAGATTACACAATAACATGTTTATCACTAAGGTTTAGAGTTGTTGGTATTATATGAAGCTGCTGCCagcaagttagcttagcttagcgtaaagactgaaaacaaggggaaacagctagcatgcactgtctgaaggtaacaaaatccaccaacacTTCTgcagctcactaattaacatgttaaatcttTTGTGTTAAATCCACATTCTTATTTCATTTGAGGGGATTACACAAtcaaaatataacatgttattttgtgagttgttgtttattgtgttgcgttatatgatatttatatacacttatagtatatatatatatatatatatatatatatatatatatatagtattttaGTCCAGGACAAGACAACTCTGGGAGGTCTTGAGAAAGTAAGAGAACAAAGTTCTGCGCCACGACTTTGAATTCATTCTTTGAACTTCTCTCTAATCgctgcttttttgtgaaatatcggagatctttttttttcatgatgaGGTTTCTGCAGTAAATACAGCTGAAAACCAGTGTTCATCTTACAGCCAAGGCCATTGTAGAAGATGATCGATTTTATGTCCTGTCACAGTGTAACTGTCATGGACAGTAAAGGATACTAACACTACAGTCTTTTAAACTTTATTGAGAGTCATTGTACaatatcaaaattaaaatatgGTGCAAAAAGCTAtggattatttattattaataataataataataataataataaactcaaTAGAACTCAGCATAGCTCTTCTAATTGTAAACTAACCTCAAACTAACTATTTCCAAAACTGAGCAGACCGGACGGCAAAACCACAGACAAACATCTCTCCCTGTACAAAACccgacagcagctctgtggaaGACCAGTCTCAGCTGGCACTTGTGACCTGTGGGTGGCTCTCAAGGATGGTCAGGCTCATATTAGTAGCCAGTAGTTAAAAATACTTACAGTACAAGTTCTCTTTAAGTTCCTTCCTAACGCCAGATTGTTGCCCACTTGTTaatcttcttctcttgttccCACATATATGTATCAGTATGTAGGCTGCTGTACGCTGTAAGTACAAATAATTGCACTGTAAACTGGGAACAATTACACTGTatgtaaactaaactaaactaaacgtATTGTATTCTAAAAgcttttcacatgttttttaatgtaaaattaaaataaaatctgtaaaGTGACTGGTAACTctctgtcagataaatgtagtggtaCACACAACAATATTTTactctgaattgtagtggagtagaagtataaagtaaatgGAAATtctgaagtacaagtacctcataaCTATACTtgcacagtacttgagtaaatgtactttccacttTTCACCACTGACAATAGgtacaacagaaacaacatgtcTGACTTGTTTTCGTGGCTGAATTCCCCTCTTTTAGTAAAAGAGCCGCCCTGTGCTTCCCAGCCTGGCCAGGCGATGGCGCTACTCACAGTCCGGCCACCATGAGAGGCGATAAAAAGCTTCTCGGTCCGTTTTTAATCTACGGCACCAAAGCGGAAGCACTTCTTTGGTCCGCAAGGCCAAGATCAGCGCCAGCTAAGCAGCAAGGTAAACAGTGGAAATGCTCGCtattgttttaattcatgtaGGCAATGTGTTGCCAAACTGTCCGGTTTGAGTGTCGGTGTGTTTCACAACGAGAGGAGGCGACGGTGGGTAAggttaggaggaggaggaggaggacgagtaGGAGGACGAAGAGGGCAAAGTCATACGTAACGTAGGTTAATGGAGGAAACGGGTCGCCGGTAGACACGCAGCAAACACAAGAAGCCGTGAAAATACCTCCGACCAAGTGGGTGGGGAACGGAGTAACGTGGCTGTTGTTAAGAAAGAAACCATAAAGAAAACGTTGAATGTTTGAATCGCGGTTGTGTCTTCTTCTGCACCGTTTGAGTGTGTGATAACAGCAGGGCAACATGGCTGTGTTAAGAGGGCATCTGTTAATGATGGCAACCTCATGTAACTCAACTTCTAAAGACTGACAGTAGACGGGTTTACCGGCCTAACTTATCATGTGGCTAAATACTAGCTAATAGTTGTGTTTGATGGAGTAAATCACCATTACAAGGCTGACTATGTAAGTGACGAATGCAGCCTCTGCAACAGATGCTAACGGATCATGTTTATGgtggtttttattgtttcttctgTCAAAATGGTGCAGAAACGATGACAACATCCAAACAGTGATAACGTCTCATCAAGGGCTGCTACTAAACGTAACTCGGTGGAGTTGAAACAATCAGTCGATTCATCTAGAAGTATATGAATCTGTTTGATAATCAGGAAATCTGGAAAACTGTGATTGATGATATTTTATACACCAAATTGTAAATACATGATAATAATCAACATGTTTATCAATTGGTATCAATTTAATGATCAGtatttgcagccctaatatCAATTAATTCTGCAGattatcaaatgttttgtttggacTATAAAAGGTAATAATGGACTCTCTGTCACAATTCCCAAACTGACTtattcagatgtcttgttttgtctgactaatATCCCAAAGATATGCATTTGATCATAGGAAGCTTTGATATCACATCAAACCTGCAATTATTCACATCTGACCAGCTTAAACCAGGGAATTTCTGGCATTTGTGCTTAAAAAGTAACTTAACTGATGAATTGATTACAGATTAATTCTCTGTCGAATGACTATCGACTATCGATCTAATCCTAGTCCTGGCAAATAACTGGTGCCGACTTGTAACGCTGCATGATATACACGTTCGGTTTAAAGTGGATTCAAACTATGGCTATCATGACATTATATTCATGACAGAATCTAGTCATCCCTTGTTTGTGCTTCAGCTTAACACATGTAAATGATACAAACATGCTGTCCTCTCTTGTGGTACATTGAAGGCATTGTGCAGTCAAACTGGCCTGATATCACAATGAAGTCTATTAATCAacattcttcttctgttcttttttttttttttctctcgcaCAGATGGCTCACAGGCTGCTAGTGCGTAGAATCTGGACGGTCTCGGCGAAAGATATCCGCTGCCTCCCAGCATCCACTGCCACCACCCCCGCCTCTTGTTTTTCCACCTCCCTGCAGTCCGCCACAACCCGagtctccttcctctctccgtcACACGCTCGGCCTCGCTCCCTTCCTCACACCTTCCGCCGCGAAGTCTCCTTCAATGTTCAGGACCACGAGGACTTCACAGACAGGGTCATCAACAGCGAACTGCCCGTGCTAGTTGACTTCCATGCACAGTGAGTACCCTGGGGGGATGGTTGTAGATGACTGTATGAAGGTATAGGCTAATTAAAGTGGTCAAATGTATTGTGGGGTTAGATAACACTGACataacacaatttttgttgagttaggtctgacagctgtttttaactaatctttgggtgcggaatccaaaactgatctcagtttttctctatcacgtcaagtgtttgaactataggatccccgttttcttaaaaaatatgaaaaatactgtacttaacagatatgtgtgtgatagtactgacctattgggagctgcacacacctctcaccgcactgtctcaattgcgactgcacaaacaagttgccacgtagctgtagatgagtccaatcgtaatcagctggcaagtcttactacagctaatcagtggaattttgcttatctggagggtaagctgtggagaaaaaacttgacgtgctagaaaaaaactgactgcaattttggaatcagcgtgccaattttagttttaatcagcataaaaatctaactcaacagaattttttttttcaaattgttccccagtgtaatttttgtgtttgtaaaatgtatttgaaattacaattacaggaattaagaaaaacaagcaaCTCTTataggcttttcacactgcacttAGCCCCAGACTAAGAAAGCTTTCACCTCGGCACAATCCTGGCACATTACAAAAGTGGGCTTTAGCTCGGGGATTGCTGGCCCTCCTCCAGAGAAGGGTTATCCCCTGAAAATCGACTAAACGCAGCAGGTGCCAGTGTGAAACTGGGTTAAGTTAGGCCCAAGGATAGCCTACAGATTTCCTGTTGATAGAATAACTGGGTAATTGACAAACTAATTGCAGCGCTACAGTCCTGTAGATGGGCTAAAATGGTGTAGAATTAGGTAGGACTACTAATGAAGCAAATAACCGCAACATAAAAACCTCTGTCTTTAGATTTTACAGATGACACTGATTTTGCCTTTTACAAAAGCTAATAAATGCTACGTTTAAAATCATTCTTTCAGCTAGTTTgagcatttgttttctgtcatggtTCTTTTTCTAATCCTGGTAGAGTTTCCATGCTGGTCTTTAGCCAGGCTGTGTTCACAAGGTGATTGTGCTGTAATGAAACCTAAATTAAACCTGGTATGCTAGAAAACCAGCAATACTCTGCTGACCAGGATTGAAGGCCGCTGTGTTGGAGCAGTTTAATCCAGGAGATCATTAAAGGCACTGACATTGGAAAAGACCTTGTTTTACAGCTGCCCTGTCTCTTTAAATGGCTATAGGTGTtacatacactgtgtgtgtgtgttgctgttaaaaataaatacacgtGCACACAACTGACTGTGGGGGTTCCACTTTCAAGTCATGTGAGGTTACACAACAGCTACTGAAAGACAGCCACTGGATGTACTGAGTCCTACAGAGGGGCCTTCATTATTTAACACAAATTCAGTTGTTCCATGTTTTACAGGTCCTCTTCTGAAATGTTTCgtttttgactttttcaatgAGAAGCTGTTACCTGAGGTTCAGTATTCAGTTATGTCATAATGGAAGCAAACAGCCTCTGGCATAAAGTCTTCttaatcattttattctttaagctataggcctttttcacagccgacacagcaggagagaggaatTGTATTTACCAAACGTTACATCCTCACACACTCCAGcgttatttttgtttttatgaatccATGATTCACATGATTGGATTATTATACTTTTATTAAAGTACTCAattctcctgtctttctgtgaATTAACCCTTTGACGTtggttctgtttgtgtgtttttaggtgGTGCGGTCCCTGTAAGATCCTTGGACCAAGGCTGGAGAAGGCTGTTGCAAAACAGAAAGGCCGTGTTGCCATGGCAAAGGTCGACATAGACGATCACACAGACCTGGCTATCGAATACGGGGTGAGacttgcagtgtttttgtggCATTACTGCCAGTTTTTAATTTGCCATCCAAACTTTGAGTTTTGTAGTTTGGCGAGAATACCCATTGTTATCTGCCGTGAATGAAACTTTGCTAAAGGACATCATTGCAGTCACTGTACTTGATGTATCACATGCTGTTGAGTGATAATATTATCAGTGTTGTCTTAAAACCCGAAACTTGGTCTGCCTCCAGGTGTCTGCCGTTCCGACAGTAATCGCCATAAGGGGAGGTGACGTCGTCGACCATTTTGTGGGGATCAAAGATGATGATGCGCTGGACTCATTTGTCAGCAAGATCATTGGACAATAAACCGGCTGTCCCCCGCCCTGCCACTCACCACCGCTACGGTGCTGTTTTGTATGATTCTGGCACGGTCTGCAGCCCTTAGGCGTCATTTTGAGCCTGTTTAGCAACAAAACTATGCCACAATCCCAGCTGGCAAACTGTCAAATGCTCACACCCATCCCAAGACACACCGCTTCAGCTTTGCATTATTGCTTCCGTCTCTCTCGTCTccctctgttgcttttgtctaGTGATGGGTGTGTGCCTCCGTCAAGCTTTTTAGTTCTTGCCCTGCTACATTTTGCAGCAGTTCAGTTTCTCTTTGATAATGTGGCGGCTCTGTTGTCTCTATTCTTACTACTAGAGCAGCCGGACTGGTGTGTTACAGTTTGCTGTAAACGTCTGTAGAAtgggaaaacacacagctgtactgCACTTATACTGTATAACATGAGGGATGAACACTTCTAGTTTTAGTGGTGGAGAGGAGTTAACTTAAAACCTGACAATACTGAATGAGGTTTGTGACAGTGTTACCTGTAGTTCCTGCTTTTGTCCACACGAGGGAGGCGTTTCTCTAACATCACGACGCCTCACATGGTCATTTTACACCATTATGCCTAATAATATGAGAAAGGaagacgtgtttgtgtgtgtgtgtgtttctgtgtgtgtatgtgtgtctctgggTCCTGACTGTGAAACTTACGTCAAGCAGGAATTGCAAATATGAGTTTGATTTAGTTTATTACCGAAATGAACTCTATGTACCGGAAACATGACCAAGTGAAGTAATAAAGGAGTCAAAAGATGtatttgaattgtgtttttgtgtgtagttGGAAAAAAGACCAGGTTTATTGTCTCCAACAACACTGATGCAATAGGTTATGCACTTTGCCTGTGTTGGTTGTTTTGCAGAAATGTGATGTTGGTTGTTGAGTTTAAGGGAAACGGATGAGAGACAGTGTTAGAATGATGAACTTGAAGTAGCTCTCAATTAGTCCCTGTTTTACTATGTGTATAGTGTTCTCCGCCTTCTGTCTGAACATGTAGGTGTTGCTCACGCTGTCACAACCCTGTCATCAGTGCAACTGGAACGCCTACACACCACCCTCCACTTACTGCCCTTTTAAATTACCTCTtctgttacccccccccccacacacacacacacacacacacacacacaccccaaatcAACAGCGTCTGCCTTCTTCCTCTCTAATCTTGACTTCATAATGTCTTGCTTTTCACACCTGACCAAAACATCCTCCACCACCAaaccaccttcctctcctccatcagcgTCGGCTGTCAACAAGCACTGTGGTCAGACAGACTCTGACCCTCCAGCACACAGGTGGCGTCCCcaagtcatttttcagtttcacctgTCTGCCTCTCGCCTGTCCAAAGGtgtctgtttccagcctttgaaCACAGTGTGGGGCCTCAGACCCCCCCCCTGTGCCAGACTTCTGGCTTTTGGCGCTGTCTGATTATTTGGAAGTtgctgtggttgccatggttcCCAACTGGTTATCACTGGGCATCATGAATAATCAACATTGTAGGGCAAGGCAAGTTTACTTGTGCAGcaactttcaacaacaaggACATTTAAAGTGTTTACATAAGACAAAATAAGTAATATACTTCTCTAGTGTTTCGCCTGTTTTACTGCGAAGTGCTGCTACACACACCTTCCATGCAAGGACTCTTTCTGTGGAGTGTAGGATTAAGGCATTTCTGTGTCATTGCCTGCCAGAAACACTCGAGCAAATGAGGTCACACGAGGCTGAAGGAGACAGGAGAGCACCTGCAGGCAGAGAGTCCCTCcagtcatcatttcatcatcccCTCTTCTCTCACGACCCGCTAACCGAAAAACATTCCCACCCCATGTCTGCCCTCCCATCCCGGCATGTCATTACAGAGCCCGCCGCAGCTGACAGAGGGCCACACTGCTTATTAAGTGCACATCATTTGACATGTTCCATCTGCACTTTTAGTGGTCCTGGCTCAGGTTAGATCATCGCAGACGAAGCAGCCGGAGGATGTATTCATACAGAGCTGCTCAGTAGCAACCAGAGGCAGAGACCCAGTGGTTTCTGAATAGGGGGGATTCCACTGGCATTACATAAGCAGGTGTGAGGGAAAGCGAGTGATCCAGATGTCCTAATGCAATTGTTGTGCGAGGGATGAAAGACATTCCTGCATAGCTGTGAGATGTCTGGGACTGCATGACAGCACCCTTTGTTAATGATCAGCTGTTTTAACCACTTTCTGCCTGTTCTGTCTGCTTTTTAGTAATAAGTGACTGATCTCTAGGCCTCAGGATTCACACTCATGAAGCAAGCTGAccccccttcacacacacacacacacacacacacacacacacacacacacacacacacacacacacacacacacacacacacacacaccatgttgtCTGCTCATCCTCTTTGTCTGCCTTCAGACGGAGAAAAGAGCTGACTGAATAGATGACGACAAGCTCCAAAGGTTCAAGAGCAGCGCGTAACCCTACACCTCTTCCGCCAAAAACAATAGACCACACCTCCATCCTCGCtcccgctgtctctctctcttactcaaCCACTCTTGTGACCATATAAGGCAAAAAAAGACAGGGgaagccagcagctgctgctgagcaaACGGGCCGAGAGGCAGAGTTGCAGATTTCTCCCAGTGACTCTGTCCCAGTTTGCCCGCCTTTCCCAGAGCCTGAAACTGTTAATGttcgctgtgtgtttgtttggaagtTGCTTGTCTCTGATCCACAGGCTTTtgctgtgtgttagtgtgtgaagTGCATGATTTTGTGTtgaaacttgtgtgtgtgtgtgtgtgtgtgtgtgggagagcgAGCAGCTCTGTAACAACACCCAGATCTGGCACAGCCTGAGAGCATTCTGTGTTTATAGTAAATACAtagctgtatttatatttgaaacACATGCTGCCCTCCACCTTGTTAGgtctcctttcttttccagAAAAATACCAACCACGAGACGGACAAAGCCACCACTGTAGCTGTTTATATCACTCCATCTTTTTCcccatgcaacacacacacacacacacacacacacacgcggctTACAGTATCATGTCAACTTAGTGTGCATTAGAGATGTCGTCAAAAAATCAGTGCAGAAGATGAATGAGCAGAGAGGCAACTGAACAAAAGAgggaaagctgtgtgtgttttgcctttACTCCACATTCCTGTGTGTTGTGAGTCAACATGTGTCTTATCACTCCTTCCTGTGTACTAATTActaaggaaaggaggagggggggggggggggggggctggaaaCAGGGCGAAACTAaaaggacagaagacagaataAATCTTAAAAGCACACAAACCAACGCTTTGCTTTATCATGTCAAGAGGCTGTGTGAACTGAGGCGAGGGGGTTTGTACATGACCGGGGaattaacaaaacacaaggaaGGGTTGGTAGCTGGAATGAACTGCGATGTGTTCACACTGAATCTTCTCTCAGTGTACGTCAGATAGCAGGCTCTGGGTCAGACATGAGCATTAAACCAACCATTTAATCTCAAATTTGACACAGACCTGAGCTGCTggatacatacatgtatatgtgtcaTGCGTGGGggcacggacacacacacacacacacacacacacatgaagtcaCACAAGTAATTACACAGCGAGAGAGTGGTCAGTGAGTTAACATGCCACCCTTTTTAATAACGTGCTGTCACTGAATGGGttcctttctttcttactgGATCACATAATGGCTTCACACACCCCGAATTACAGACACACCCTGCTGCTATTACAACCGactggaagaaaaagagagagagactaggTCACAGTGAAAAGGAGAGCGGGAGGCtgcgagagggagggagatagtGAGGTCAGAAGTGTCCATATTTGGTAATTCATGCCTGTGTTTAAATTTCTTTCTGTGCCcagctcagtttgttttgtgtctcgtGCCATTTCTGTGTAACTTATGTGCTTTTTTGGCACAagtttttttattatatgtGAACTTTTTGTTATGTTGAAAGTTAGCTTTGAGTTcaaatttgtttatttcaatattttttctaTGTAAGTagcccctctctctttcactccccctcattctcctcctctaggcccctctcctctctcggCATCTGGTCCTGCTCAAGTACTGGGTGACagggtgacctctgacctctgggcTGAAGTTTCGGATATTTCCCATCCATCCCAGAGAGGGAGCGAGTGTGAGGTTTATTGAATTTTCCAGGCCGGCATGCTgaatgtgcagtgttttgctCGGCATACATGTGATGCCCGGGCTGCTGAACGTataggaaaacacacagacacattcctTTCATAATGACACGTAGCGAACATAAATCACACATTgaacagaaaatgtgattttcctgtgtttgtcaGTGGATGCCAGCCATGCCTGAGCCCCTGTTGTGATGTGGCTTCTTGGGGTAAATCGGAGTTGCCTTTTTTCCACGCACTCTTCACAACCCGTGGTGTTAAAGTTTCACAGGGGACTCAGTATGTggatattcattttttaatcagATCATACTTTTAATTCTTTGAACATGTGCTGAGCTACTCTACAATCTTTCCATGTACCACCTGGCAACTGCATTTAGTACCCCATGGGGTACATGTACCCCCTGGTTGAAAATCACTGCTATAAATTGATCTCTTGATGGGTAAAAtgggaaaatgtgttatttaaatatgttcatatttgttgtgtgtgtgaagcacatTGAGCTCACATTGTGTCAAATGTGCGATATATATcaatttgactttgactttgacttaatttgtgtgtctgaaaaaAGCTGCAGATTTTTCAATCCATGTTTCACACTGGGAAAGTGAAAAATATTTACTTTCCACTGCTAATATCTCCCTGCTGGTTGTGGCATGTGCATTGGCTCTGTGCCTTCGGTTCCACTGAAGTTCACCCTGTCTGAATCCCAGGACAGTATCTGAAGTAAACCGGTTCACATTGTACTGTTCCACTCCTCTGTGTGGACTCTGGCAGTGGCACCGCAGAACTCTTCATCTCAACATCCATCATTTCACTCATCCCTTTCTTGTTCAGATTTCTTGCACCGTCCCGCCACCCGTTCCTTTTTCCTACCAGTGCCAGACTTTCCTCATTTTCTACATGGATTTTAAACAACCATTTTCCAGATATCTGTTGCTTTATATTTGATTTCACCTACATAAACATGTTCTTCTCTAATGCTTCCACTTCACGAGAACAAGTCAAGCCTTTTtgaagagcagagaaaaacaaatgtcaggaGTGATTTGTAGACTGAACAAGTGTTTCCCTCCCTCAGATTAATTAGATCATCACCTGCAGCGGTTCCCATGTAGTGTTAACGTGTCTGGTCATGAATGTAGGCTCACCTGTTTGAGTGATGGGAATCTGGGAGAGTAAATCACATAACTGTACTGCACTTTATGTCTTGTTAGCTCCTGTGATCTAATCCTTTGTTTTACAGGTGCACTGGTGCATTTGAATAAATGCAAATGGTCAATGCAAAATAACAAGCACACGAGCACTGACACAACATGCTGAAAAGTGGAGTTATTGAGATTTAAAAGTGacactgtgaaataaaataaaaaaagaagtcacGTTGTCATGTCAGAGGAGAGTGTTTTAAACTCATCTAGctgtacatttacatgtaaaatagATTCTAAACATCTCTAGTTTACTAAAATCATCCAAATATTTTCCACTTGCATCTAAGAACTAAAGCAAGCCAGAGCAAACTGTTTATATAAAGTCGTttatttaagatattttaatTCCCTTGGTGGAAACAGGGCCACTAGGGTGAAATTATTAACAGTGACATAATCCCTGAGAGTTTTAAATTGTTCAACAGTGAGAGGTTCAAGGCCCTGTTGTGccgctgacctctgacctgcttTTGGAGGGGAGAAAGGAGCATGGATGAATAAAGTGCAGTACTTTTAATATAATGCCTATGAATACATCATCTTCGTTACAATATCAGACAAAGGCAAGTGTACAGTTTCAACAAGGTTACAATATTGACAGTTTTTGTTACAGTTAAaacaaatactactactactgctattacATTAGTGATATGAGCAGCAGTATAGAGTAGCCCAGACAGGTCTGTGTCAGTGGGATGTGTCTGATAGTTGGCAGcctaacagtagaaatagtaTCAAACACTTGGAGCCATCACTGCTACTTGTTTTGAAAGCAGACAGCGGTAAGACTGGACCCTGTTGACACATGATGGAGATCCTGGATGATGCAGTCCATCCTGAGAGTGACTGGTACTTATATGGTCATAAAAATCCTTAGTATGCACATACCTTTCTCATTAAACACAGCTTTATCTGTACCCCcgtccctctcccctccctcctctcaacCCTTTCaagttcagtttttttctgcGCTTTTTTGCCCTGCCCAGTGGCTGTCACCCCTCCACTTGTGCGCGCCTTTCGGATAACATGATTGGTCCAAAAGTGTGTGGATTATCAAAGCGCGACAGCCATTGGCCAGAGGGGCGGCACATACGGGCTGGGTCCCGCCTGGTCCTGGACCGCACCCAGGCTCCGGCTGGCTACGTACTGAGTGAAATTACGCGAACCAGTGAGCAgccagtggaggagggagggcagaaggaagaaggggagagaaaaaaaaaaagatagaaagagTGACTGaagtagagaaagagagggaggaagcgAGCACTGTAGTTTAGCCTGGACTCTCTGCGAAGCTGCTGTCGACAGGAAAAGAAGTTTTGACTCACGGCGACGCTGACTGAGCCACCCGGTTGTTGTTAGCCACCCTCTGAAAGGCGTCCTGCACCCAAAAAGCAGGTAATATTTCCAACTTGAGCACTTTTGTCTGCCATGCTCTCTCTATGTACTCCTTCCATAAGCCGTTCAGTATTGCCCGTCACTCCAGCAAGTGCAGTGAACCAGGAAGCGCGGTTGCTAACTAGTTCACTGCTGCAACTTCAGCAACCGCGCTGGGTGGAGCGGGACCTCCTTAACAGATTTAAACCGAGGtttctttttaactttacaGCACCCGAGTACACTTATGATAGTCCTCAAACCTCAATACACGTACGTATGTGTGCGATATGTGAGGCGGAGGTCGTCAAATACAGCATCAGCAGTGTGGCAGTTGGCGAGAAGCTAAAAGCCACAActgcagagacaggaagtgattcGCTTGAATGAGTTGCAGAAAAGGCCGGTGAGGAGTTTGAGCTCAAGTGGAAATAATGAGAAAAGTGAGTTGAGGCTACACGTACAGCGGCTC
The sequence above is a segment of the Enoplosus armatus isolate fEnoArm2 chromosome 17, fEnoArm2.hap1, whole genome shotgun sequence genome. Coding sequences within it:
- the txn2 gene encoding thioredoxin, mitochondrial, translating into MAHRLLVRRIWTVSAKDIRCLPASTATTPASCFSTSLQSATTRVSFLSPSHARPRSLPHTFRREVSFNVQDHEDFTDRVINSELPVLVDFHAQWCGPCKILGPRLEKAVAKQKGRVAMAKVDIDDHTDLAIEYGVSAVPTVIAIRGGDVVDHFVGIKDDDALDSFVSKIIGQ